A DNA window from candidate division KSB1 bacterium contains the following coding sequences:
- a CDS encoding ATP-binding protein — protein sequence MIARDLKKVIQERLGNFPAVAIFGARQTGKTTLAQTLSSLYFDLELEEEKLRLDLLWNEIIDSDQPIILDEAQNFPEIFPRIRSAIDKDRQRNGRFLILGSVSPSLMRDVADFLTGRIAICELAPFALTEIKSKADDLWLMGGYPDGGILNKIQFPVWQKSYLDLLAMRDLPKWGLPAKPQVTQRLFKMLAAFHGNVWNASQIGKSLGLTYHTVNTYLDYLEQVYLIRKLTPYFANIKKRLVKSPKLYWRDSGLLHSLLNIGSFEQLLQQPWVGYSWEGWGIEQILIFLNNHDIQFDGPYFFKTNDGYELDLVLIIKGKIWAIEVKLTSHVKKEDMDRLTKTADLIGAHNKVLISRTPGTITDGNIYSTNLSDFLALLKDL from the coding sequence ATGATAGCACGTGATCTCAAAAAAGTCATTCAGGAGCGATTGGGAAATTTCCCCGCAGTGGCCATCTTCGGGGCCAGACAAACGGGGAAAACAACGTTGGCGCAAACGCTCTCATCGCTTTATTTCGATCTGGAGCTGGAAGAGGAAAAATTGCGCCTCGACTTGCTGTGGAACGAAATCATCGATTCAGACCAGCCAATCATTCTTGATGAAGCCCAAAATTTTCCTGAGATCTTTCCAAGAATCCGCAGCGCGATTGACAAAGATCGTCAGCGAAACGGAAGATTTTTGATCCTGGGATCGGTTTCTCCCAGCTTGATGAGAGACGTCGCGGATTTCCTGACGGGCAGGATCGCGATTTGTGAGCTCGCTCCCTTTGCCCTGACTGAAATCAAGTCGAAAGCTGACGATTTATGGCTGATGGGTGGCTATCCCGATGGTGGTATCCTCAATAAGATTCAGTTCCCCGTCTGGCAAAAAAGCTATCTGGACTTGCTGGCCATGCGCGATTTGCCTAAATGGGGGCTGCCTGCTAAACCGCAAGTCACCCAGCGACTTTTCAAAATGCTGGCTGCTTTTCATGGCAATGTCTGGAATGCCAGTCAAATCGGAAAAAGCCTGGGACTAACTTATCATACGGTCAATACCTATCTCGATTATCTGGAGCAGGTTTATCTGATCCGAAAATTAACACCCTACTTTGCCAATATTAAAAAACGGCTGGTTAAAAGCCCCAAGCTTTATTGGAGAGACTCGGGACTGCTGCATAGCCTGCTCAATATTGGTTCTTTTGAGCAGTTGCTGCAACAGCCCTGGGTTGGTTATAGCTGGGAAGGATGGGGTATCGAGCAAATCCTCATTTTCTTAAACAACCATGACATCCAATTTGATGGACCGTATTTTTTCAAGACCAATGATGGTTATGAGCTTGACCTGGTTTTGATTATCAAAGGTAAAATCTGGGCTATCGAGGTCAAATTAACCTCCCATGTTAAAAAGGAGGATATGGATCGCTTAACGAAGACCGCTGATCTCATTGGCGCTCACAATAAAGTACTGATTTCCAGAACGCCAGGTACCATCACCGATGGAAATATTTATTCCACAAATCTATCGGATTTTTTGGCTCTATTAAAAGATTTATAA